A region from the Stutzerimonas stutzeri genome encodes:
- a CDS encoding polysaccharide biosynthesis/export family protein, which translates to MRIPNIFKFLSVLLLLALSATASAAQYKLGSGDVIRISVHGEPDLSFEEVRLTDAGTFTFPFIGEVDANGKTPGEVRNVLVEKLKDGYLIDPRVSVSVVNYREFYISGEVKLPGGYPYQPGLTLDRAIALAGGLTERASTKRMTIVRGSEGSRAEEKATMDTQVRPGDTINIDEGFF; encoded by the coding sequence ATGCGCATCCCGAACATCTTCAAATTTCTGTCCGTGTTATTGCTGCTGGCTTTGAGTGCGACTGCCAGCGCCGCGCAGTACAAGCTGGGCTCGGGCGACGTGATCCGCATCAGCGTTCACGGCGAGCCCGACCTTTCGTTCGAAGAGGTACGCCTGACCGATGCGGGCACCTTCACGTTCCCCTTCATCGGCGAGGTCGATGCCAACGGCAAGACCCCCGGCGAGGTGCGCAATGTCCTGGTCGAGAAGCTCAAGGACGGCTACCTGATCGATCCGCGCGTTTCGGTATCGGTGGTCAACTACCGCGAGTTCTACATTTCCGGCGAGGTCAAGCTCCCCGGCGGCTATCCCTACCAGCCCGGTCTCACACTGGATCGTGCGATCGCCTTGGCGGGTGGCCTGACCGAACGCGCCTCGACCAAACGCATGACCATCGTGCGGGGGTCCGAAGGTAGCCGCGCCGAAGAGAAGGCCACCATGGATACCCAGGTTCGCCCCGGCGACACGATCAATATCGACGAAGGATTCTTCTGA